In Silurus meridionalis isolate SWU-2019-XX chromosome 28, ASM1480568v1, whole genome shotgun sequence, the genomic window attgtttagagcaggtctatctacctttaaaccatcaacacaagaatataaagctaaagaaagatttaggaagcaggaacataacctacatcgcaactagcaggcagaaagcaggattcaaaccctgatcctcaccatcagggaggcaccagccttaacccactgaaccatggaagagatcagactgggaagcatgtttagatgaggcacaagcctcaaaccactgagcgaccactgctgaaaagcatgtgtgctttttggagggttcatactttgtttcatgccagcgcagtaagaaagaaggcatgtaggactggctttgaaaccttatcaccagcgtggactatattaaggaccatattcaagcacaagccttaacccactgagctaccacagaagtgcctgTTTTTGATGGAgttgtctttcattaaagagcaggaaatcaagaaattaatccaacacagaaaggacagaattgaaatgttttcagagtggacaaggtccagaagttttatttaccaacacaacAACCACCAGCTCgagcaggaatcaaactctcaaactcattcTCATGGGGACcttgacattaacccactaggctatcacatctatctatctatctatctatctatctatctatctatctatgatgtgaggtccagttaacagctaaaacaggaagcagtaataactactttttacttaagtacatgtcagagccaattttaaaacatgagtatctgtacttctacttaagtaaaggatgtgtgtacttttgccacctctgataaAAACATGTATTGAGGTCAGAGGATTTTTGTCGTGTTCAACAGTTCCTGTGTCTAAAAGAAGTCATAAAATTGGAGGATTGTTAACAACTTCACCCAAAAAGCTAATGGATATTTACACAGGGAAAGTTCCTCATCTTCAGAGTCGGGTTACGCACCTGCTGACGCCGATCTTCTGCATGAATGTGAATGAGTGGTGTGAAGTTCACACTAAAGTGCATGAATTTAGTATTAAATTCTCTTCAGTCAGAgagcatcatcatcactgtaccgtCTGAGAACCGTTTGATGTTTTcatgtattctgtttttattaaaattgagtttatatataaaactctcATGTCTCCTTCATTACAGATTGTGGTGCACTGTATTTCTCACATGATCATTTTACTAATACAACTTTACAACTGAATATGACGAAGTGAAATACTATTAAGGATAATCTACATAATCCAATTTAAATTACATAAGAAGGCACTAGAATGAACAACTTGATTTGCACAATAACAAtctgatcaaataaaataaaaatcgaaaaagaagaaggaaatgaAGATCAGCAGGAAACAGCAGGAAGAATCTAAACTATAAGGGCTAATTGTTAAAAAGATAATCCTGCTAGCTAAGAAACTTTAGCTATGCTAACTTTAACAAGCTTTAGCAAACAGTACCAGTGTTACCCAGCTTTCGCTCAGAATTTGACTTGTTTCATTTCTGCTGCTTTTAATTCGATctttgataaaaatatatatatatatatatatatatatatatatatatatatatatatatatatatatatatatattttatcagaTTTAAACAGAAATCTTTACAATGAGAAGATGATCATATTTTACAGCTAATATTACACGTGTCTGTTCTgcatatacaaacaatacaatacgatacaatacaatacaaaacaggGTTTTAGGGTTTGTGTTTCCATTGTCTTCATcacacaatctctctttctttcttgtggaCTTTATCCAGGGAGGAGCGCAAAACTCCCTCCTTCCTCCCTGGTCAGAGTCTACTATGAAGGAAACTGGAGAAATGACGAGGAATAACGAAGCAGGTATATACATATAGAAAGGAAAATGAATCGATTTTTAACTGGTGGATTTTGTTAATGTGAATAATTCAGCAGTGTGTCGTAATGTAGAAAGTAATCGgagtaaaatatgaatataaaaccGTGTAGCTCCAGCGTGAATAAACAGAACATCACACCATTTCCTCATTAGATAAAAGCAACTGATGAGTTtgcattattatcattaatattattcttattatcagAATGAAAGTATTTGCATTGttattatttgcatgtttgatttggttttTATTCTCTGCAGCCATGCTACTGATCATCATTGCTTCTGTTCTCACCTGTTCTGCAGCAGGTAATATATTTATGTGGATCTTTTCCTGTCATATAATACGTTCTGAACAGATATCAAGGTACAAAACCAGGTCAAGATCGAAGTAAAGAACAAAACCCAACAGCTTGCTAAAGACAGGATATACTGCTTTCCTGCTTTGTTAGACCACAATAACCAGGTTAAAGCCCTGGCAGTGAGCAAACCCATAACTCCAGAATCTTTTGCATGGAAAATATATTACCTGCAAATTTCTCAGCATTCTCATGGGATGGTGGGAAGTGGCGGTTGGTGTGCAGGTTTGGGAGGCACAAGTGAGGGAAAGTGTCAAGATGCCTTTGTGTTAAGATGTGAAATATGACTGAACTGCTTTCCAATGATTTGTCTGTGAGAGTTAAGGGCTTGACCTCATCTGCTGCAACCTGATATATAGAAactaaaatgaaatacaaaggTCATAGTACTTGCTGAACAGTGGTTTTTTTAGGGTTCTGTAATTGTTCATTGGATATTTGTCTTCCTAAAATGGGTGCATTTGGAAACCATTCTGATGAAGAAGCACTTTGAGAGTTTTTTGTAGTGTATGAATTCTATCAGTTTGACTGTGCATGAAGCCTTGAATTAATTCTATGACTAAATTCGTGTCTCTCACACAGATTTCTCCATTGTCACCCCCAATGCTTCAGTCTCAGCATGGTTGGGTTCTTCAGTCATCCTGCCCTGCAGTCTTTCTCCACCTTTAAACGCCAGAGATTTTGAAGTTCAGTGGTATAAGAAGAAGGATTCTCAAAAGACGGTTCTGCTTCACCAAGAGCAAAAAGTCCAGGAGAATGATGTAGATGATCAGTACAGAGACAGAGTGTCTTTGATTGGGGAGCTGGACAATGGGAATGTCTCTCTGAAACTGGACAACCTCAAAACAGCTGACAGAGGGGAATATACCTGCTTTGTAAAGAGCCTCAGATGGTATGAGAGGGGCAGCATGAACCTGGTGGTAAAAGGTACAAGAAAATACGACTTCTTATTGACTAAATAACAGatgaagtaaagaaaaagacatGATCATCTTATGTATTTTCATTGCATTTTCTTGGATCTTTATAAAACAAactcatgttcatgttcaccCAGCCATAGGTTCTACACCTGTCCTTTCATATCAGGAAGCTGGGGAACAACTGAACGTTTCCTGTACATCAGACGGATGGTCCCCCAAACCCCTACTCACCTGGAGAGACAGTACAGGGCGAGAACTCACGAACACTTACACTAAGTACATTactggtgtgtgttttcattgaAATATCTACTGGGTGACAA contains:
- the LOC124381593 gene encoding butyrophilin subfamily 1 member A1-like; this translates as MKETGEMTRNNEAAMLLIIIASVLTCSAADFSIVTPNASVSAWLGSSVILPCSLSPPLNARDFEVQWYKKKDSQKTVLLHQEQKVQENDVDDQYRDRVSLIGELDNGNVSLKLDNLKTADRGEYTCFVKSLRWYERGSMNLVVKAIGSTPVLSYQEAGEQLNVSCTSDGWSPKPLLTWRDSTGRELTNTYTKYITDSEGLVDVRSWMLFSPSDSEWISCTVDLNLQGMKESRVVPMKSDLSGGFWFEVFISTLVLSVIVIIIYTILLILHRKGLLPHCSSRKNAKAAADSHESLPGETIPLKATENLHQGVCSTYEPSDSTEQQSWKDRYKASLTLDPSSVRRL